A window from Vigna angularis cultivar LongXiaoDou No.4 chromosome 7, ASM1680809v1, whole genome shotgun sequence encodes these proteins:
- the LOC108321001 gene encoding uncharacterized protein LOC108321001 produces the protein MERSEPTLVPEWLRSAGSVAGAGSSVQHFPSSSTHNDSPSVAHHARNRSSKNGSDFDSARSLFLERTSSSNSRRSSINGSAKHAYSNFNRSHRDKDRDREKDRLSFGDIWDSDGPDPLANLFSGRKEREPLRRSNSMVSRKQSEVIPRRVAVDTKSGGGSHHSNSNGILSGSNVSSSIQKAVFEKDFPSLGIEDKQGTTEVVRVSSPGLGGATSQSLPVGSSALIGGEGWTSALAEVPTLIGSSSAGSLSVQHTVNTTGSVSSSTTASLNMAEALAQTPSRARSVPQVQVKTQRLEELAIKQSRQLIPVTPSMPKALVLNSEKSKPKTAIRNAEMNVVAKTVPQQPSALHIASQSVRSVNAKTDTPKTSGKFTDLKSVVWENGASPTSKDVSHQTNYSNSKPGNHHASASASASAPLRNLNNLKSSTERKLASLDLKLGSTLDKKHSISQVQSRNDFFNLIKKKTLMNSSSVLPDSGPMVSSPLVEKSDEVNREIVNDSANPQSLGNGTELTSNGNTHAHEEVQRLSDNEEKESIPCATIYPDEEEAAFLRSLGWEENSDEDEGLTEEEINAFYQECKNLGPTTFKICQGMQPKLSKLFESYASNLHGSSAELSSTDPGSQA, from the exons ATGGAAAGAAGTGAACCCACATTAGTTCCAGAATGGTTGAGAAGTGCTGGAAGTGTTGCCGGGGCTGGCAGTTCAGTCCAACATTTTCCATCCTCGTCTACTCACAATG ATTCTCCTTCTGTAGCTCATCATGCAAGGAATAGGTCTTCTAAGAACGGTAGTGATTTTGATAGTGCTCGATCTCTGTTTCTTGAAAGGACATCCTCATCAAATTCCCGGAGGAGTTCTATAAATGGCTCTGCCAAGCATGCCTATAGTAATTTTAACAGAAGCCATCGTGACAAAGACCGTGACAGAGAGAAAGATAGATTAAGTTTCGGTGATATCTGGGATAGTGATGGTCCTGACCCATTAGCCAACCTCTTTTCTGGAAGGAAGGAGAGGGAGCCATTGCGCCGATCTAATTCAATGGTTTCCAGGAAACAGAGTGAGGTTATACCCCGTAGAGTCGCAGTTGACACTAAATCTGGTGGCGGTAGCCATCATAGCAATAGCAATGGCATTCTTTCTGGGAGTAATGTTAGTAGTAGTATTCAGAAAGCTGTATTTGAGAAGGATTTTCCATCACTTGGTATTGAAGACAAACAGGGAACAACTGAAGTGGTGAGGGTTTCATCTCCTGGTTTGGGTGGTGCTACTAGTCAGAGCCTGCCTGTTGGTAGTTCTGCTTTGATTGGAGGGGAGGGATGGACATCTGCACTAGCAGAGGTGCCCACTTTAATTGGGAGCAGCAGTGCTGGATCTCTTTCTGTGCAGCACACTGTTAATACAACTGGGTCTGTATCATCAAGTACCACAGCTAGTCTTAATATGGCTGAGGCATTGGCACAGACTCCATCTCGAGCTCGGTCTGTTCCCCAG GTGCAAGTGAAAACCCAAAGGCTTGAGGAACTGGCTATCAAGCAGTCAAGACAGTTGATTCCAGTAACACCTTCAATGCCTAAAGCTTTG GTTCTTAATTCTGAGAAATCAAAGCCCAAAACAGCTATCAGAAATGCTGAGATGAATGTAGTTGCAAAGACTGTGCCACAGCAACCCTCTGCCTTGCACATTGCAAGCCAATCTGTTCGCAGTGTAAACGCCAAAACTGACACTCCAAAGACATCTGGAAAGTTTACTGATCTGAAATCCGTAGTGTGGGAAAATGGTGCTTCCCCTACCTCCAAGGATGTATCACACCAAACAAATTATTCTAACAGCAAACCGGGAAATCATCATGCTTCTGCATCTGCCTCCGCATCTGCTCCTTTGAGGAACCTCAATAACCTAAAATCTTCCACTGAAAGGAAATTAGCTTCTTTGGATCTTAAATTAGGTTCAACTTTGGATAAGAAACATTCCATCTCTCAAGTGCAGAGCCGGAATGATTTCTTTAATCTCATTAAGAAGAAAACATTGATGAACTCTTCTTCAGTTCTTCCAGATTCGGGCCCAATGGTTTCATCTCCCCTGGTGGAGAAATCAGATGAAGTAAATAGGGAAATAGTTAACGATTCTGCCAATCCCCAGTCTCTCGGGAATGGTACCGAACTGACTAGCAATGGTAATACCCATGCTCATGAAGAGGTTCAAAGACTTTCtgataatgaagaaaaagaatcaATTCCCTGTGCTACAATATATCCAGATGAGGAAGAAGCTGCATTCCTTCGTTCTCTTGGCTGGGAGGAGAACTCAGACGAGGATGAAGGCCTTacagaagaagaaatcaatgcTTTCTATCAGGAG TGCAAGAACTTGGGTCCTACTACGTTCAAGATATGCCAGGGAATGCAGCCAAAGCTGTCCAAGTTGTTCGAATCTTATGCATCTAACTTGCATGGATCTTCTGCTGAGTTGAGCTCTACTGATCCAGGATCTCAAGCTTGA
- the LOC108321003 gene encoding uncharacterized protein LOC108321003 yields the protein MERSEPTLVPEWLRSAGSVAGAGSSTPHFPSSSNHTDSSSVAHHTRNKSSKNAGDFDTARSLFLERTSSSNSRRSSINGSAKHPYSSFNRSHRDKERDRERERSNFGDNWDCDGSDPLANLFSGRLEKDALRRSQSMVSRKQSETIHRRVAVDTKSGGNSHQNNSNGILSGSNVISSIQKAVFDKDFPSLGIEEKQGTAEVVRVSSPGLGSSQSLPVGSSTLIGGEGWTSALAEVPALIGSSSTGSLPVQHTFNTNSGSVPSITTASLNMAEALAQAPSRARTTPQVLVKTQRLEELAIKQSRQLIPVTPSIAKSSVLSSEKSKPKTAIRNADMNVVTKTVPQQPSALHIASQSVRSVNAKVEAPKTSGKFTDLKSVVWENGASPTSKEVSHPTNYPNSKPGNQHHVASGAASVPLRNPNNLKSSTERKSTTLDVKLGSTLDKKLSISQVQSRNDFFNLIKKKTLMNSSTGLPDSGPMVSSPIMGKSDKVNGEVVNESASPQSLGNGTELTSNGNAHAHEAFQRLSDDEEKESIPCATIYPDEEEAAFLRSLGWEENSEGDEGLTEEEINAFYQECKNLDPTTFKLCQGMQPKLSKLFESYASNLHGSSAELSSSDPGSEA from the exons ATGGAAAGAAGTGAACCCACATTAGTTCCAGAATGGTTGAGAAGTGCCGGAAGTGTTGCCGGGGCTGGAAGTTCAACCCCACATTTTCCCTCCTCGTCTAATCACACTG ATTCTTCTTCTGTGGCCCATCATACAAGGAATAAGTCTTCTAAGAATGCTGGTGATTTTGACACTGCTCGTTCTCTGTTTCTTGAACGGACATCCTCTTCAAATTCTCGGAGGAGTTCTATAAATGGTTCTGCCAAGCATCCCTATAGTAGTTTCAACAGAAGTCATCGTGACAAAGAACgtgatagagagagagagagatccAATTTTGGAGATAACTGGGATTGTGATGGTTCTGACCCATTGGCCAATCTCTTTTCTGGGAGGTTGGAGAAGGATGCACTGCGCCGTTCACAATCAATGGTTTCCAGGAAACAGAGTGAGACTATACACCGTAGAGTAGCAGTTGATACTAAATCTGGTGGCAATAGCCATCAGAACAATAGCAATGGAATACTTTCTGGAAGTAATGTTATTAGTAGCATTCAAAAAGCCGTCTTTGACAAGGATTTTCCATCACTTGGTATTGAAGAAAAGCAGGGAACAGCTGAAGTGGTGAGGGTTTCATCTCCTGGTTTGGGTTCTAGTCAGAGTCTACCTGTTGGAAGTTCCACTTTGATTGGAGGCGAGGGATGGACTTCTGCACTAGCAGAGGTACCTGCATTAATTGGGAGCAGCAGTACTGGATCTCTACCAGTGCAGCACACTTTTAATACAAATTCTGGGTCTGTGCCATCAATTACAACAGCCAGTCTTAATATGGCTGAGGCATTGGCACAGGCTCCATCCCGAGCTCGCACTACTCCCCAG GTGCTGGTCAAAACCCAAAGACTCGAGGAACTTGCTATCAAGCAATCAAGACAGTTGATTCCAGTAACACCCTCAATTGCTAAATCTTCG GTTCTTAGCTCTGAGAAATCAAAGCCCAAAACAGCTATCAGAAATGCTGATATGAATGTAGTTACGAAGACTGTGCCACAGCAACCCTCTGCGTTGCATATTGCAAGCCAATCTGTTCGCAGTGTAAATGCCAAAGTTGAAGCTCCAAAGACTTCTGGAAAGTTTACTGATCTGAAATCTGTTGTGTGGGAAAATGGTGCTTCCCCTACCTCCAAGGAAGTATCACATCCTACGAATTATCCTAACAGCAAACCAGGAAATCAACATCATGTTGCTTCAGGAGCTGCTTCTGTTCCTTTGAGGAACCCCAATAACCTAAAATCCTCCACAGAACGGAAATCAACTACGTTGGATGTGAAATTAGGTTCAACATTGGATAAGAAGCTTTCCATCTCTCAAGTTCAGAGTCGGAATGATTTCTTCAATCTCATTAAGAAGAAAACATTAATGAACTCTTCTACTGGTCTTCCAGATTCTGGCCCAATGGTTTCTTCTCCCATAATGGGGAAATCTGATAAAGTGAATGGGGAAGTAGTTAACGAATCTGCAAGTCCCCAGTCTCTTGGAAATGGTACTGAACTAACTAGCAATGGTAATGCCCATGCTCATGAAGCGTTTCAAAGGCtttctgatgatgaagaaaaagaatcaATTCCATGTGCTACAATATATCCAGATGAGGAAGAAGCTGCGTTCCTTCGTTCTCTTGGCTGGGAGGAGAACTCAGAGGGGGATGAAGGCCTTACAGAAGAGGAAATCAATGCTTTCTATCAGGAG TGCAAGAACTTGGACCCAACTACATTCAAGCTATGCCAGGGCATGCAACCAAAGCTGTCCAAGTTGTTCGAATCTTATGCATCTAACTTGCATGGATCTTCTGCTGAATTGAGCTCTAGTGATCCCGGATCTGAAGCTTGA